A region from the Variovorax sp. V93 genome encodes:
- a CDS encoding thermonuclease family protein, which yields MRFRPVFSLLLFAFVSLPLLARAEPRSCLVVGISDGDTLTARCGRAGSYEQIKVRIAAIDAPESRQPYGQRSRQALSRLCHAVEAQITPRDTDRYGRTVADVACNGEDAATRMVSGGWAWVYDYDGIATRRGGGLFKLQDAARAQGLGLWADSKPTPPWDWRRERREHHWSDAFF from the coding sequence ATGCGCTTTCGCCCGGTTTTTTCTCTTCTTCTTTTTGCATTCGTCTCTCTGCCGCTGCTGGCTCGCGCCGAGCCCCGCAGTTGCCTGGTGGTCGGCATCAGCGACGGCGACACGCTCACCGCGCGCTGCGGGCGTGCCGGCTCCTATGAGCAGATCAAGGTGCGCATCGCCGCGATCGATGCGCCCGAAAGCAGGCAGCCCTATGGCCAGCGCAGCCGGCAGGCGCTGAGCCGGCTCTGCCACGCCGTAGAGGCGCAGATCACGCCGCGCGACACCGACCGCTACGGGCGCACCGTGGCCGACGTGGCTTGCAACGGCGAGGACGCCGCAACCCGCATGGTGTCCGGCGGCTGGGCCTGGGTCTACGACTACGACGGCATCGCGACCAGGCGCGGCGGCGGGCTCTTCAAGCTGCAGGACGCCGCGCGTGCGCAAGGCCTGGGGCTGTGGGCCGATTCGAAGCCGACGCCGCCCTGGGACTGGCGGCGCGAGCGGCGCGAGCACCACTGGAGCGACGCCTTTTTCTGA
- a CDS encoding NAD(P)/FAD-dependent oxidoreductase, protein MQTTNASARPHVVIVGCGFGGLEAARRLESADVDVTVIEKTNHHLFQPLLYQVATAGLAAPSIAAPVRALFRQQPRITTLLGEVSAIDPAARAVRLANGSLVSYDHLVVAAGATHSYFGHDEWAPVAPGLKTLADAFEIRRRVLMSFEAAETATDPERRRALLTFAVIGAGPTGVEMAGTLAEIAKHTLAGEFRHIDPGSAQVLLIEGGPRVLQAMPENLSQKALDQLEKLGVEVRLNARVTAIDAGGLEVQSGGGADGAPATGYRIDTSCVVWAAGVAASPLGRMLGEATGAECDRAGRVKVEPDLSLPGHPEISVVGDLAAALSYAPGKPPKPVPGVSPGAKQMGRAAAANILRRIAGEPTVPFRYRDYGNLATIGRNSAVVDLETPLGPLRFSGRLAWLFWLFAHAYFLIGFRNRIVVMMDWASAYWSFQRNARVVADVQGRSES, encoded by the coding sequence ATGCAAACGACCAACGCCTCCGCCCGCCCCCATGTCGTCATCGTCGGCTGCGGATTCGGTGGACTCGAAGCCGCGCGCCGGCTCGAAAGCGCCGACGTGGACGTGACGGTGATCGAGAAGACCAACCACCACCTGTTCCAGCCCCTGCTCTACCAGGTGGCGACCGCCGGCCTGGCCGCGCCGTCGATCGCGGCGCCGGTGCGCGCCCTGTTCCGCCAGCAGCCGCGCATCACCACGCTGCTCGGCGAAGTGAGTGCCATCGATCCGGCCGCGCGCGCGGTCCGGCTGGCCAACGGCAGCCTGGTGAGCTACGACCACCTGGTCGTCGCGGCCGGCGCCACGCACAGCTATTTCGGCCATGACGAATGGGCGCCCGTCGCGCCCGGCCTGAAGACGCTGGCCGACGCCTTCGAGATCCGCCGCCGCGTGCTGATGTCGTTCGAGGCGGCCGAAACCGCAACCGACCCGGAGCGCCGCCGCGCCCTGCTCACCTTCGCGGTGATCGGCGCCGGCCCGACGGGGGTCGAAATGGCAGGCACGCTGGCCGAGATTGCCAAGCACACGCTCGCCGGCGAGTTCCGCCACATCGACCCCGGGAGCGCGCAGGTGCTGCTGATCGAAGGCGGACCGCGCGTGCTGCAGGCCATGCCCGAGAACCTCAGCCAGAAGGCGCTCGACCAACTGGAAAAACTCGGCGTCGAAGTGCGGCTCAATGCGCGCGTGACCGCCATCGACGCCGGCGGGCTCGAAGTGCAGTCCGGCGGTGGCGCCGACGGCGCACCCGCCACCGGCTACCGCATCGACACCAGCTGCGTGGTGTGGGCGGCAGGCGTCGCAGCTTCGCCGCTGGGGCGCATGCTGGGCGAGGCGACCGGCGCCGAATGCGACCGCGCCGGCCGCGTCAAGGTCGAGCCCGACCTGAGCCTGCCGGGCCATCCCGAGATCAGCGTGGTGGGCGACCTGGCCGCGGCCCTGAGCTACGCGCCCGGTAAGCCGCCCAAACCGGTGCCCGGCGTGTCGCCCGGCGCCAAGCAGATGGGCCGCGCGGCGGCCGCCAACATTCTTCGCCGCATCGCGGGCGAGCCGACGGTGCCTTTCCGCTACCGGGACTACGGCAACCTGGCCACCATCGGCCGCAACTCGGCGGTGGTGGACCTGGAAACGCCCCTCGGCCCGCTGCGCTTCAGCGGCCGGCTCGCATGGCTGTTCTGGCTGTTCGCGCATGCGTACTTCCTGATCGGATTCCGCAACCGCATCGTGGTGATGATGGACTGGGCCAGCGCCTACTGGAGCTTCCAGCGCAATGCGCGCGTGGTGGCGGACGTGCAGGGCAGGAGCGAGTCCTAG
- a CDS encoding Bug family tripartite tricarboxylate transporter substrate binding protein — MTRPVRAALLAAFSIASFGIGGAVMAAYPDKPIKVVIGFPAGGPLDQHARLLTDKLQAVLGQPLIVDYKPGAGGSVGADAVAKSPADGYTLMLANTGVAVINGALYSKLPYNTQRDFVPIARTAMQPLALLVTPKLPVQNLRQFIDYAKARPGQVNYGSAGNGGISHLVPEMFKTATGIFMVHIPYRGSAPAFTDLMAGQVQFMAESIPQAANYHKQGKVRALAVTSRERNPALPDVPTVIESGVKGFEVVGFYGFFAPKDTPRDVVARLSDAFRQVLTSAEVRDRMVSQGADPAYLGSEDFARFLATETPRWDKAVKASGARMD; from the coding sequence ATGACCCGACCCGTGCGCGCCGCCCTCCTGGCGGCTTTTTCAATCGCCTCGTTCGGCATCGGTGGCGCCGTCATGGCCGCCTACCCCGACAAGCCGATCAAGGTCGTCATCGGCTTTCCGGCCGGCGGCCCGCTCGACCAGCATGCACGCCTTCTGACCGACAAGCTGCAGGCGGTGCTGGGCCAGCCGCTGATCGTCGACTACAAGCCCGGCGCGGGCGGTTCGGTGGGCGCCGACGCGGTCGCCAAGAGCCCGGCCGACGGCTACACGCTGATGCTGGCCAACACCGGCGTGGCCGTAATCAACGGCGCGCTCTACAGCAAGCTGCCCTACAACACGCAGCGCGACTTCGTACCCATCGCGCGCACCGCGATGCAGCCGCTGGCCCTGCTGGTCACGCCCAAGCTGCCGGTGCAGAACCTGCGGCAGTTCATCGACTACGCCAAGGCACGGCCCGGCCAGGTCAACTACGGCTCGGCCGGCAACGGCGGCATCAGCCACCTGGTGCCCGAGATGTTCAAGACCGCGACCGGCATCTTCATGGTGCACATCCCCTATCGCGGCAGCGCTCCGGCCTTCACGGACCTGATGGCCGGGCAGGTGCAGTTCATGGCCGAGTCGATTCCGCAGGCGGCCAACTACCACAAGCAGGGCAAGGTGCGCGCGCTGGCCGTGACCAGCCGCGAGCGCAACCCCGCGCTGCCCGATGTGCCGACGGTGATCGAGTCGGGCGTCAAGGGCTTCGAGGTGGTGGGCTTCTACGGTTTCTTCGCACCCAAGGACACGCCCAGGGACGTGGTCGCCAGACTCAGCGACGCATTCAGGCAGGTGCTGACGAGCGCCGAGGTGCGCGACCGGATGGTGAGCCAGGGCGCGGACCCGGCCTATCTGGGCAGCGAGGACTTCGCGCGCTTCCTGGCCACGGAGACGCCGCGCTGGGACAAGGCGGTGAAGGCTTCGGGCGCGCGGATGGATTGA
- a CDS encoding amino acid ABC transporter permease, protein MEFDFGAVLVDWRLLAKGIAWTVGLTAIATVIGMAVGVACAWARASGPAWLRWVVGSYVELIRNTPFIVQLFFIFFGLPAAGVKLTPEVASVIAMVMNLGAYATEIIRAGIEATPKGQIEAAVSLALDKVQVFTRVVLPPALKKVWPAMVSQIIIVMLGSAVCGQISTEELSYAANLIQSRNFRAFEAFIVATLLYLALAVGLRRLLNWAGPRFFFGR, encoded by the coding sequence ATGGAATTCGACTTCGGTGCAGTTCTCGTCGACTGGCGGCTGCTCGCCAAGGGCATCGCGTGGACGGTCGGCCTGACGGCCATCGCCACCGTCATCGGCATGGCCGTGGGCGTGGCCTGCGCCTGGGCGCGCGCCAGCGGGCCGGCGTGGCTGCGCTGGGTGGTCGGCAGCTATGTGGAGCTGATCCGCAACACGCCCTTCATCGTGCAGCTGTTCTTCATCTTCTTCGGGCTGCCTGCGGCGGGCGTCAAGCTCACGCCGGAGGTGGCCTCGGTGATCGCGATGGTGATGAACCTCGGGGCCTACGCCACCGAGATCATCCGCGCCGGCATCGAGGCCACGCCCAAGGGGCAGATCGAGGCGGCCGTGAGCCTGGCGCTCGACAAGGTGCAGGTGTTCACGCGCGTGGTGCTGCCGCCGGCGCTCAAGAAGGTGTGGCCCGCCATGGTGAGCCAGATCATCATCGTGATGCTGGGCTCGGCCGTGTGCGGCCAGATCTCCACCGAGGAGCTGAGCTATGCGGCCAACCTCATCCAGAGCCGCAACTTCCGCGCCTTCGAGGCCTTCATCGTCGCCACGCTGCTCTACCTGGCGCTGGCCGTTGGGCTGCGCAGGCTGCTCAACTGGGCCGGGCCGAGATTCTTCTTCGGCCGCTGA
- a CDS encoding transporter substrate-binding domain-containing protein, with translation MTFSSSKRHLSLALASIAMLAAAGGAQAQNALDNVLKAKTIKIAVPTDYPPYGSVDKNMKPQGLDIEMAELIAAKLGVKVELVPVTSANRIPYLQTRKADLVISTLGKNAEREKVIDFTSAYAPFFQAVYAAKSMKLTSFADMAGKTVAVTRGAMEDQELNKVAPPNVDYRRFEDNNATIAAFVAGQTQTIATSAAVAGDMLAKNPKVSAEFKLLLKDSPCFVGVAKGETALKTKVNEIIAAAKKDGTLDAMSKKWLGKAAGDLPV, from the coding sequence ATGACTTTCTCTTCGTCCAAACGCCATCTCTCGCTCGCGCTTGCATCCATCGCCATGCTGGCCGCCGCCGGCGGCGCACAGGCCCAGAATGCCCTGGACAACGTGCTGAAGGCCAAGACCATCAAGATCGCCGTGCCCACCGACTATCCGCCCTACGGCTCGGTGGACAAGAACATGAAGCCGCAAGGCCTCGACATCGAGATGGCCGAGCTAATCGCCGCCAAGCTGGGCGTCAAGGTCGAGCTGGTGCCCGTGACCAGCGCCAACCGCATTCCCTACCTGCAGACCCGCAAGGCCGACCTCGTGATCTCCACGCTCGGCAAGAACGCCGAGCGCGAGAAGGTGATCGACTTCACCTCGGCCTATGCGCCCTTCTTCCAGGCCGTGTATGCGGCCAAGAGCATGAAGCTCACGAGCTTCGCCGACATGGCCGGCAAGACCGTTGCCGTGACGCGCGGCGCGATGGAGGACCAGGAACTGAACAAGGTGGCGCCGCCGAACGTCGACTACCGCCGCTTCGAGGACAACAACGCAACCATCGCGGCCTTCGTGGCCGGCCAGACGCAAACCATCGCCACCAGCGCGGCGGTCGCCGGCGACATGCTCGCCAAGAATCCGAAGGTGAGCGCCGAGTTCAAGCTGCTGCTGAAGGACAGCCCCTGCTTCGTCGGCGTGGCCAAGGGCGAAACCGCCTTGAAGACCAAGGTCAACGAGATCATTGCCGCCGCCAAGAAGGACGGTACGCTGGACGCCATGTCGAAGAAGTGGCTCGGCAAGGCCGCCGGCGACCTGCCGGTCTGA
- a CDS encoding long-chain fatty acid--CoA ligase, translating into MQPRPHYKFWPKRLPHSITVPATSLWHNLATSAARYPDKAALVFFGRVLSYRDFAVQVERLAGTLHALGVKRGDRVVLDMQNCPQLVIAHFAILRANAVVVPVNPMNRAEELKHYIVDPDAKVAITTGDLAGELAKASNALPPAQQLAHMIVTQFTDAFDADASGDDAPAPAWKEWLATRHPLPELAGGKAMAWTDALAAGHAAPEHVVGANDMALLPYTSGTTGLPKGCVHHHSSLMHNAVASQLWGQATSEAVVLAVVPMFHITGVVSMMHTSILAAATLVIMPRWDREVAGRLISRWKVTSWTNIPTMVIDLMASPNFASYDLSSITHIGGGGAAMPQAVAQRLFEQYGLKYQEGYGLTETAAPSHTNPSDHPKQQCLGIPFMSTDARVVDPDTLAEMPIGESGEIIIHGPEVFQGYWKRPDATQAAFVEFEGKRFFRSGDMGRMDEDGYFFMTDRLKRMINASGFKVWPAEVELLMFRHPAIQEACVISTRDDYRGESVKAVVVLRATHKDTTEQQIIDWCRENMAVYKIPRKVQFVDALPKSGSGKVMWRLLQEDENK; encoded by the coding sequence ATGCAACCACGCCCGCACTACAAGTTCTGGCCCAAGCGCCTGCCGCATTCGATCACCGTTCCCGCCACCTCGCTGTGGCACAACCTCGCAACCTCGGCGGCGCGCTATCCGGACAAGGCCGCGCTGGTCTTCTTCGGCCGGGTGCTGAGCTATCGCGATTTCGCGGTCCAGGTCGAGCGCCTGGCCGGCACGCTGCATGCGCTGGGCGTGAAGCGCGGCGACCGCGTGGTGCTGGACATGCAGAACTGCCCGCAGCTCGTGATCGCGCATTTCGCGATCCTGCGCGCCAATGCGGTGGTGGTGCCGGTCAACCCGATGAACCGGGCCGAGGAGCTCAAGCACTACATCGTCGACCCCGACGCGAAGGTGGCCATCACCACCGGCGACCTGGCCGGCGAACTTGCCAAGGCCAGCAACGCGCTGCCGCCGGCGCAGCAGCTGGCCCACATGATCGTGACCCAGTTCACCGACGCCTTCGACGCCGATGCGAGCGGCGACGACGCCCCGGCGCCGGCCTGGAAGGAGTGGCTCGCCACGCGCCATCCGCTGCCCGAACTGGCGGGCGGCAAGGCCATGGCCTGGACCGATGCGCTGGCCGCGGGGCATGCCGCGCCCGAGCACGTGGTGGGCGCCAACGACATGGCGCTGCTGCCCTACACCAGCGGCACCACCGGCCTGCCCAAGGGCTGCGTGCACCACCATTCGAGCCTCATGCACAACGCGGTGGCCAGCCAGCTCTGGGGCCAGGCCACCTCGGAAGCGGTGGTGCTGGCGGTGGTGCCCATGTTCCACATCACGGGCGTGGTGAGCATGATGCACACCTCCATCCTCGCGGCGGCCACGCTGGTCATCATGCCGCGCTGGGACCGCGAGGTGGCGGGCCGGCTCATCTCGCGCTGGAAGGTCACGAGCTGGACCAACATCCCCACCATGGTGATCGACCTCATGGCCAGCCCCAACTTCGCGAGCTACGACCTGTCGAGCATCACGCACATCGGCGGCGGCGGCGCGGCCATGCCGCAGGCCGTGGCGCAGCGCCTCTTCGAGCAGTACGGCCTCAAGTACCAGGAGGGCTACGGCCTCACCGAAACCGCCGCGCCTTCGCACACCAACCCCTCGGACCACCCCAAGCAGCAGTGCCTGGGCATTCCGTTCATGAGCACCGATGCGCGCGTGGTCGACCCCGACACACTGGCCGAAATGCCCATTGGCGAATCGGGCGAGATCATCATCCATGGCCCCGAGGTGTTTCAGGGCTACTGGAAGCGCCCCGACGCCACCCAGGCGGCTTTCGTCGAGTTCGAGGGCAAGCGCTTCTTCCGTTCGGGCGACATGGGTCGCATGGACGAGGACGGCTACTTCTTCATGACCGACCGCCTGAAGCGCATGATCAACGCGAGCGGCTTCAAGGTCTGGCCGGCCGAGGTCGAGCTGCTGATGTTCCGCCATCCCGCCATCCAGGAGGCCTGCGTCATTTCCACCCGGGACGACTACCGCGGCGAATCGGTCAAGGCCGTGGTGGTGCTGCGCGCCACGCACAAGGACACCACCGAGCAGCAGATCATCGACTGGTGCCGCGAGAACATGGCGGTCTACAAGATCCCGCGCAAGGTGCAGTTCGTCGACGCGCTGCCCAAGAGCGGCAGCGGCAAGGTGATGTGGCGGCTGCTGCAGGAAGACGAAAACAAATGA
- a CDS encoding OsmC family protein, whose translation MAADKHASVHWEGAGKTGKGQVSTETGALKDYPYGFASRFEDDKRGTNPEEIVGAAHAACLTMAFAFALEKEGFTATRIDTKAAVRLAKDGEGFKIDRIALELDAAVPNLEEAKFQQIAAAAKAGCPLSKALASVPEITLKATLAG comes from the coding sequence ATGGCAGCAGACAAGCACGCAAGCGTTCACTGGGAAGGCGCCGGCAAGACCGGCAAGGGCCAGGTCAGTACCGAGACCGGCGCCCTCAAGGACTACCCCTACGGCTTCGCCAGCCGCTTCGAGGACGACAAGCGCGGCACCAACCCCGAGGAGATCGTCGGCGCGGCCCATGCGGCCTGTCTGACGATGGCCTTTGCCTTCGCGCTGGAGAAGGAGGGCTTCACCGCCACCCGCATCGACACCAAGGCCGCGGTGCGGCTGGCCAAGGACGGCGAGGGCTTCAAGATCGACCGCATCGCGCTCGAGCTCGACGCCGCCGTGCCCAACCTGGAAGAGGCGAAGTTCCAGCAGATCGCGGCCGCCGCCAAGGCCGGCTGCCCGCTGTCGAAGGCGCTGGCCAGCGTGCCGGAAATCACGCTGAAGGCCACGCTCGCGGGCTGA
- a CDS encoding PhoX family phosphatase, whose protein sequence is MAKDFEQMEDSNPSANPTIHEVSDPQRRVFVRGGLAAAVAGLFGPLAAGTLAGCASTGPSVSTLGRAIGFKSVPMAAVDRVVVPEGYSAQVLYRWGDATGIAGQMPAFKTDGSNTADEQALQAGMHHDGMAFFPQGGSNRGLLVLNHEYVDDGLLHPDGMKTWTAEKVRKSMNAHGVSVIELQREGTKWTQVLPSRFARRITALTPMTLTGPAAGHPMLRTAADPTGTQVLGTYNNCSNGQTPWGTYLTCEENFADYFEGIDTPDAHQKRWGIKKGNGAKYRWHEHDARFDVAKHPNESNRYGWVVEIDPQDPASTPRKRTALGRAAHEGAATALTNDGRAVIYMGEDSRFEYIYKFVSRDRVQPGGAAANRDLLDHGTLYVARFDVDGTGEWLPLVQGRNGLVADKGFATQGDVLIKARQASDLLGATRMDRPEWTTVDPLTKEVYCTLTNNSNRGAPGQPFMDAANPRSNNTMGQIIRWKESGDLDATKFAWNHLVLAGDPKQPRYEAQGNIKGDAFGSPDGLMVDARGVLWIETDVSTSTLGKGEYANLPNNQMLACDPTKGEIRRFLLGPAGCEITGLTATPDLRTLFINIQHPGEPANERSDPERPLAVSKWPDGAGRPRSATVAITKNDGGVVGT, encoded by the coding sequence ATGGCCAAAGATTTCGAGCAAATGGAGGACTCCAATCCCTCCGCCAATCCCACCATCCACGAAGTTTCCGACCCGCAGCGCCGCGTGTTCGTGCGCGGCGGCCTGGCGGCGGCCGTGGCGGGCCTTTTCGGTCCCCTGGCGGCCGGCACGCTGGCCGGCTGCGCCAGCACCGGCCCTTCGGTGAGCACGCTGGGCCGGGCCATCGGCTTCAAGAGCGTGCCCATGGCCGCCGTCGACCGCGTCGTCGTGCCCGAGGGCTACAGCGCGCAGGTGCTCTACCGCTGGGGCGACGCCACCGGCATCGCTGGCCAGATGCCCGCATTCAAGACCGATGGCTCCAACACCGCGGACGAACAGGCCCTGCAGGCCGGCATGCATCACGACGGCATGGCCTTCTTTCCGCAGGGCGGATCGAACCGCGGCCTGCTGGTGCTGAACCACGAATATGTCGACGACGGCCTGCTGCATCCGGACGGCATGAAGACCTGGACGGCCGAGAAGGTGCGCAAGTCGATGAACGCGCATGGCGTCTCGGTGATCGAGCTGCAGCGCGAAGGCACGAAGTGGACGCAGGTGCTGCCGTCGCGCTTCGCGCGCCGCATCACCGCGCTCACGCCGATGACGCTCACCGGCCCCGCCGCCGGCCACCCCATGCTGCGCACCGCGGCCGACCCCACGGGCACGCAGGTGCTCGGCACCTACAACAACTGCTCGAACGGCCAGACGCCATGGGGCACCTACCTGACCTGCGAAGAAAATTTCGCGGATTACTTCGAAGGCATCGACACGCCCGACGCGCACCAGAAGCGCTGGGGCATCAAGAAGGGCAACGGCGCCAAGTACCGCTGGCACGAGCACGACGCGCGCTTCGACGTGGCGAAGCACCCGAACGAATCCAACCGCTACGGCTGGGTGGTCGAGATCGATCCGCAGGACCCGGCCTCGACGCCGCGCAAGCGCACCGCGCTCGGCCGCGCCGCGCACGAAGGCGCCGCCACCGCGCTCACCAACGACGGCCGCGCGGTCATCTACATGGGCGAGGACTCGCGCTTCGAATACATCTACAAGTTCGTGAGCCGCGACAGGGTGCAGCCCGGCGGCGCGGCCGCCAACCGCGACCTGCTCGACCACGGCACGCTGTACGTCGCCCGCTTCGACGTGGACGGCACCGGCGAGTGGCTGCCGCTGGTGCAGGGCAGGAACGGGCTCGTCGCCGACAAGGGCTTCGCGACCCAGGGCGACGTGCTCATCAAGGCGCGCCAGGCCAGCGACCTGCTGGGCGCCACCAGGATGGACCGTCCCGAATGGACCACCGTCGATCCGCTGACGAAGGAGGTCTATTGCACCCTCACCAACAACAGCAACCGCGGTGCGCCGGGCCAGCCCTTCATGGACGCGGCCAATCCGCGCTCCAACAACACGATGGGCCAGATCATCCGCTGGAAGGAAAGCGGCGACCTCGATGCGACGAAGTTCGCCTGGAACCATCTCGTGCTTGCGGGCGATCCGAAGCAGCCGCGCTACGAAGCGCAGGGCAACATCAAGGGCGACGCCTTCGGCAGCCCCGACGGCCTGATGGTCGATGCACGCGGCGTGCTGTGGATCGAGACCGACGTCTCGACCTCCACGCTCGGCAAGGGCGAATACGCCAACCTGCCGAACAACCAGATGCTGGCCTGCGACCCGACGAAGGGCGAAATCCGCCGCTTCCTGCTCGGGCCGGCCGGCTGCGAGATCACAGGCCTCACGGCCACGCCCGATCTGCGCACGCTCTTCATCAACATCCAGCATCCGGGTGAGCCGGCCAACGAGCGCAGCGACCCGGAACGTCCGCTCGCCGTGTCGAAGTGGCCGGACGGCGCCGGGCGCCCGCGCTCGGCAACGGTCGCCATCACGAAGAACGATGGCGGCGTGGTCGGAACCTGA
- a CDS encoding GntR family transcriptional regulator produces MSTSASEISARIVEAVMAQKLAPGSRLGEQPLAMLFDCSRTIVREALTRLAARGIVTVSARRGWFVIEPSQDEAREAFEARRVIELGLIRSTGKIDKAALRQLKAHLQREKAALKESDVGNRSFLLGDFHVCLAECLGNTLLADTLRDFTARTTLIAMLYQSTHDAVQSCEDHVQIVAALERGDHAAAEALMAAHIGTVQSALRVQAPTDPLAQLRDALAPLQQKKTAAVPRRRKAATPSPDDTDSSTYLGALL; encoded by the coding sequence ATGTCTACATCCGCATCCGAAATCAGTGCACGCATCGTCGAGGCGGTGATGGCGCAGAAGCTCGCGCCGGGCTCGCGCCTGGGCGAGCAGCCGCTCGCCATGCTGTTCGACTGCAGCCGCACGATCGTGCGCGAGGCGCTCACCCGGCTGGCGGCGCGCGGCATCGTCACGGTGAGCGCACGGCGCGGCTGGTTCGTGATCGAGCCCTCGCAGGACGAGGCGCGCGAAGCCTTCGAGGCGCGCCGCGTCATCGAGCTCGGCCTCATCCGCAGCACCGGCAAGATCGACAAGGCCGCGCTGCGCCAGCTGAAGGCGCACCTGCAGCGTGAAAAGGCCGCACTGAAAGAGAGCGACGTCGGCAACCGCAGCTTCCTGCTCGGCGACTTCCACGTGTGCCTGGCCGAATGCCTGGGCAACACGCTGCTGGCCGACACCTTGCGCGACTTCACCGCGCGCACCACGCTGATCGCCATGCTCTACCAGTCCACGCACGACGCCGTGCAGTCCTGCGAGGACCACGTGCAGATCGTCGCCGCCCTCGAGCGAGGCGACCATGCCGCCGCCGAGGCGCTGATGGCCGCGCACATCGGCACGGTGCAGTCGGCCCTGCGCGTGCAGGCGCCCACCGATCCGCTGGCGCAGCTGCGCGACGCGCTGGCGCCGCTGCAGCAGAAGAAAACCGCGGCCGTTCCCAGGCGGCGCAAGGCCGCCACGCCCTCCCCCGACGACACCGATTCATCGACTTACCTAGGAGCCCTGCTATGA
- the egtB gene encoding ergothioneine biosynthesis protein EgtB has product MTLSRPITQAASALRGKFREVRAASLALAAPLSAEDQCIQSMPDASPTKWHLAHTTWFFETVLLQPHAAGYGPFDERFHYLFNSYYEALGPRHPRPQRGLLTRPSVDEVHAYRTHVDEAVLALLDAGAGERDWAAIEPIVTLGLHHEQQHQELLLTDILHALSCNPLLPAYRPAAGPALRLAAVPPAMRWLPQPGGLVQVGHEGPQQGFAFDNETPRHAALLQPHAIADRLVSCGDYAQFIADGGYQRPELWLSDGWAAVQAQGWRHPAYWLAADDPRLQAQQSQGGWQVFGPHGVRPMEADAPVSQLSFYEAAAYAEWAGARLPTEFEWEAAFDAPGISQMTGHVWQWTRSSYDPYPGFRPMPGIAAEYNGKFMVGQLVLRGGSVATPAGHTRPSYRNFFPPAARWQFSGLRLAKDI; this is encoded by the coding sequence ATGACGCTTTCCCGGCCGATCACCCAGGCGGCAAGCGCGCTGCGCGGCAAGTTCCGCGAAGTGCGCGCCGCCAGCCTGGCACTCGCCGCGCCGCTCTCCGCCGAAGACCAGTGCATCCAGTCGATGCCCGACGCGAGCCCGACCAAATGGCATCTCGCGCACACGACCTGGTTCTTCGAGACCGTCCTGCTCCAGCCGCATGCGGCGGGCTACGGGCCTTTCGACGAGCGGTTCCATTACCTCTTCAACTCGTACTACGAAGCGCTCGGCCCGCGCCATCCGCGCCCGCAGCGGGGGCTGCTCACGCGCCCTTCCGTGGACGAGGTGCATGCCTATCGCACCCATGTCGACGAGGCGGTGCTCGCGCTGCTCGACGCCGGCGCCGGCGAGCGCGACTGGGCGGCCATCGAGCCCATCGTCACGCTCGGGCTGCATCACGAACAGCAGCACCAGGAGCTGCTGCTCACCGACATCCTGCATGCCTTGTCATGCAATCCGCTGTTGCCCGCCTACCGGCCCGCGGCAGGGCCCGCGCTGCGGCTGGCTGCCGTGCCGCCGGCCATGCGCTGGCTGCCGCAGCCCGGCGGCCTGGTGCAGGTGGGCCATGAGGGTCCGCAGCAGGGCTTTGCCTTCGACAATGAAACGCCGCGCCACGCGGCCCTGCTGCAGCCCCATGCCATTGCCGACCGGCTGGTGAGCTGCGGCGACTATGCGCAGTTCATTGCCGACGGCGGCTACCAGCGCCCCGAGCTCTGGCTCTCCGACGGCTGGGCGGCGGTGCAGGCGCAGGGCTGGCGCCATCCGGCCTATTGGCTTGCAGCCGACGATCCCCGGCTGCAAGCCCAGCAGTCGCAGGGCGGATGGCAGGTGTTCGGCCCGCATGGCGTGCGGCCGATGGAGGCCGATGCGCCCGTGTCGCAGCTGAGCTTCTACGAGGCCGCCGCCTATGCCGAATGGGCCGGTGCGCGCCTGCCGACCGAATTCGAATGGGAAGCGGCCTTCGATGCGCCTGGCATCTCGCAAATGACGGGCCACGTCTGGCAGTGGACGCGCTCCTCCTACGACCCGTATCCCGGATTCAGGCCCATGCCCGGCATCGCGGCCGAATACAACGGCAAGTTCATGGTGGGCCAGCTGGTGCTGCGTGGCGGCAGCGTCGCCACGCCGGCCGGGCACACGCGGCCCAGCTACCGCAATTTCTTTCCGCCGGCGGCGCGCTGGCAGTTCTCGGGGCTGCGGCTCGCGAAAGACATCTGA